A stretch of Lathyrus oleraceus cultivar Zhongwan6 chromosome 6, CAAS_Psat_ZW6_1.0, whole genome shotgun sequence DNA encodes these proteins:
- the LOC127098399 gene encoding stem-specific protein TSJT1, producing MLAIFDKSVAKSPEGLQTPESNSVSALKDGFLPQHFSSVYPGSVTVNLGPSGALAYSLNQQNFLLPRLFAVVDDIFCLFQGHLDNVANLKQQYGLNKTANEVIIVIEAYRTLRDRGPYSAAQVVRDFQGKFTFILFDSGSKTTFVSADADGSVPFFWGTDADGNLVLSDENETVTKSCGISSAPFPKGCFFTTSGGLSSFEHPLNELKPVPRVDSSGQVCGATFKVDADAKKEPTGMPRVGSAANWSNNI from the exons ATGCTTGCGATTTTCGACAAATCCGTTGCTAAAAGCCCAGAGGGTCTCCAGACCCCTGAGTCAAACTCTGTTTCAGCCTTAAAAGACGGGTTTCTCCCACAACATTTCTCATCTGTTTACCCTGGTTCCGTCACCGTTAACCTTGGTCCTTCTGGTGCCTTGGCCTATTCTCTTAATCAACAGAACTTTCTCCTCCCAAG GCTGTTTGCGGTTGTGGATGACATTTTCTGCTTGTTTCAAGGCCACCTTGATAATGTTGCTAATCTTAAGCAACAATATGGATTGAATAAAACCGCAAATGAAGTGATCATTGTCATAGAGGCTTATAGAACTCTAAGAGATCGTGGTCCCTATTCTGCAGCTCAGGTCGTGAGAGATTTCCAGGGAAAGTTTACATTTATTCTCTTTGACAGTGGCTCTAAAACCACATTTGTTTCCGCG GATGCTGATGGGAGTGTTCCCTTCTTCTGGGGAACTGATGCGGATGGAAATCTTGTTCTTTCCGATGAGAATGAGACGGTAACTAAGAGCTGTGGGATATCTTCTGCACCATTCCCAAAAG GATGTTTCTTTACAACATCCGGAGGTTTGAGTAGTTTTGAGCATCCACTTAATGAATTGAAGCCTGTACCACGGGTTGACAGTTCCGGCCAAGTATGCGGTGCAACTTTTAAGGTGGATGCAGATGCTAAGAAGGAACCAACTGGCATGCCAAGGGTTGGGAGTGCGGCTAACTGGTCTAATAATATCTAA
- the LOC127098398 gene encoding meiotic recombination protein DMC1 homolog yields the protein MLASLKSEESSGQLQLVEREDMEDEEDLFEAIDKLISQGINAGDVKKLQDAGIFTCNGLMMHTKKNLTGIKGLSEAKVDKICEAAEKLVNSGYITGSDALLKRKSVVRITTGSQALDELLGGGIETLSITEAFGEFRSGKTQLAHTLCVSTQLPTNMKGGNGKVAYIDTEGTFRPDRIVAIAERFGMDPGAVLDNIIYARAYTYEHQYNLLLGLAAKMAEEPFRLLIVDSVIALFRVDFTGRGELAERQQKLAQMLSRMIKIAEEFNVAVYMTNQVIADPGGGMFITDPKKPAGGHVLAHAATIRLMFRKGKGEQRVCKVFDAPNLPEAEAVFQITPGGIADAKD from the exons ATGCTTGCAAGCCTCAA ATCAGAAGAATCCAGCGGCCAGTTGCAGCTGGTTGAACGCGAAGATATGGAAGATGAAGAAGATCTCTTCGAAGCAATCGACAAGC TGATTTCCCAAGGCATTAATGCTGGAGACGTGAAGAAGCTTCAGGACGCAGGGATCTTTACATGCAATGGCTTAATGATGCACACAAAGAAG AACTTGACTGGAATCAAAGGTCTATCTGAGGCTAAGGTTGATAAGATCTGTGAAGCTGCTGAGAAGCTTGTG AATTCTGGTTATATTACCGGAAGTGATGCACTGCTCAAA AGAAAGTCTGTGGTTCGAATTACAACTGGAAGCCAGGCACTTGATGAATTGCTAGGAG GTGGAATCGAGACACTGTCAATTACAGAAGCATTTGGAGAATTCCG ATCAGGGAAAACGCAACTAGCTCATACTCTCTGTGTTTCCACTCAG CTGCCAACTAATATGAAGGGAGGCAACGGAAAAGTTGCTTACATTGACACAGAAGGAACTTT TCGACCTGACAGAATTGTTGCCATAGCTGAGAGATTTGGCATGGATCCAGGGGCTGTATTGGACAAT ATCATCTATGCTCGTGCCTACACTTATGAACATCAGTATAATCTCCTCCTTGGTTTGGCTGCAAAAATGGCCGAAGAACCATTTAGACTTCTG ATTGTTGATTCTGTGATTGCTCTTTTTCGGGTGGACTTCACTGGAAGAGGAGAGCTAGCTGAACGCCAG CAAAAATTGGCACAGATGCTTTCTCGCATGATTAAGATTGCTGAGGAATTCAATGTTGCAGTTTATATGACAAATCAAG TCATAGCTGATCCAGGAGGTGGCATGTTCATAACTGATCCAAAGAAACCAGCAGGAGGCCATGTGCTAGCTCATGCAGCCACAATAAGGCTGATGTTCAGGAAAGGGAAAGGTGAACAGCGTGTGTGCAAAGTGTTTGATGCACCAAACCTTCCAGAGGCTGAAGCA GTGTTCCAGATAACACCAGGGGGCATCGCTGATGCAAAGGACTGA
- the LOC127098397 gene encoding AUGMIN subunit 2 isoform X2, which yields MSNALSIANDLGFSVSSTPSSREGLQNSSPATTREKGEDLIKVLRELTNVQRKIANLEIELQGRKDHETSGYLTHVSEMEKKIETLSRITTILKDVIQNKDCIIARLQRPYSLDCIPVEVEYQKQFSELLMKAASDYGTLTVSVADLHWSMNFKEPPSLWGDMLRPIPLALAYCTQYFEAMSATRVSLAALQKLRERNFDSSLARTPTSDSSQILCGVSDCLTSLPSQ from the exons ATGTCTAATGCTTTGTCAATTGCAAATGATCTTGGTTTCTCAGTGTCGTCTACGCCTTCATCCCGG GAAGGACTACAGAATTCATCTCCAGCAACAACTAGGGAAAAGGGTGAGGACTTGATCAAGGTTTTGAGAGAACTAACCAATGTCCAAAGAAAAATAGCAAATTTGGAAATTGAACTCCAAGGTCGAAAG GATCATGAAACTTCTGGATATTTGACACATGTGAGTGAAATGGAGAAGAAGATTGAGACGTTGTCAAGGATTACTACTATTCTCAAAGATGTTATTCAGAATAAG GATTGCATAATAGCTCGTCTGCAGCGGCCATATTCCCTAGATTGCATTCCTGTTGAAGTAGAATATCAG AAACAATTCTCTGAACTACTGATGAAGGCAGCTAGCGACTATGGTACCTTGACAGTATCTGTGGCAGATTTGCATTGGAGTATGAATTTTAAGGAACCTCCTTCTCTTTGGGGG GACATGCTTCGACCTATTCCTCTTGCTTTGGCATATTGCACTCAGTACTTTGAAGCTATGTCTGCCACAAGAGTATCACTTGCAGCACTTCAGAAACTAAGAGAGCGCAATTTTGATTCTTCTTTAGCCAGGACACCCACAAGTGATTCTTCCCAGATACTATGTGGTGTTTCTGATTGTCTAACTTCACTTCCATCACAATAA
- the LOC127098397 gene encoding AUGMIN subunit 2 isoform X1, with product MSMSSASSPVRRKPVKRGGGMSNALSIANDLGFSVSSTPSSREGLQNSSPATTREKGEDLIKVLRELTNVQRKIANLEIELQGRKDHETSGYLTHVSEMEKKIETLSRITTILKDVIQNKDCIIARLQRPYSLDCIPVEVEYQKQFSELLMKAASDYGTLTVSVADLHWSMNFKEPPSLWGDMLRPIPLALAYCTQYFEAMSATRVSLAALQKLRERNFDSSLARTPTSDSSQILCGVSDCLTSLPSQ from the exons ATGTCAATGTCAAGTGCGTCGAGTCCGGTTAGAAGGAAGCCTGTGAAACGCGGAGGCGGAATGTCTAATGCTTTGTCAATTGCAAATGATCTTGGTTTCTCAGTGTCGTCTACGCCTTCATCCCGG GAAGGACTACAGAATTCATCTCCAGCAACAACTAGGGAAAAGGGTGAGGACTTGATCAAGGTTTTGAGAGAACTAACCAATGTCCAAAGAAAAATAGCAAATTTGGAAATTGAACTCCAAGGTCGAAAG GATCATGAAACTTCTGGATATTTGACACATGTGAGTGAAATGGAGAAGAAGATTGAGACGTTGTCAAGGATTACTACTATTCTCAAAGATGTTATTCAGAATAAG GATTGCATAATAGCTCGTCTGCAGCGGCCATATTCCCTAGATTGCATTCCTGTTGAAGTAGAATATCAG AAACAATTCTCTGAACTACTGATGAAGGCAGCTAGCGACTATGGTACCTTGACAGTATCTGTGGCAGATTTGCATTGGAGTATGAATTTTAAGGAACCTCCTTCTCTTTGGGGG GACATGCTTCGACCTATTCCTCTTGCTTTGGCATATTGCACTCAGTACTTTGAAGCTATGTCTGCCACAAGAGTATCACTTGCAGCACTTCAGAAACTAAGAGAGCGCAATTTTGATTCTTCTTTAGCCAGGACACCCACAAGTGATTCTTCCCAGATACTATGTGGTGTTTCTGATTGTCTAACTTCACTTCCATCACAATAA